In Pempheris klunzingeri isolate RE-2024b chromosome 5, fPemKlu1.hap1, whole genome shotgun sequence, the DNA window tcattgtACAGCCTGCATTTGAAAATCAACAAATGTGTAAAGTACAGTATATAACAGTTTTGGAAAATGTTCTTTTGATTTACCATTTTGTGTGCAGAACTACAACTctaagaaatgaaatgtgtctAAGCCAACTTCTTTTTGTAATTTCAAGTCCTTATTTATTACCCTATTATTTGTGGTATTGTAAACTTCAGAGAAACACATATAACACTTTGAAAAGCCAGTTTTggaaaaaacatcaatttttattttgaaatgactcATCTTGTGCCCActcacttttctctcttctcttttttgcattatttttttttttgaaaatctcTTCTGTCAATGTCCAAGATAACAGTGGTCttaagaataaaattaaaaggGTAGAACCCTAAAAATCcatctcaaaaacaaacaaaagaaagtacaagaaaaaaaaatcctattttttgcagggggggagggagagctGAAACCAAATAAACAGAGATGCTACAACCGAGAAATGGTTCCTCCTGGTTGGGGTGATGAGCCTAGCCCCACGCCTTGATGAGCAAAGTGCAGATTACAGTCCCACCCCCACGTAAGGAGGATAACCAATCACAGTGTAGTGTCCACAAACTCCCATGACACCCCTCTCTCCCTGGGAGCCTAAGGCAGTCAAACACAGTAGGTTACAGTATGCATGTATACCTTTAAGTGAGATGAAataccagaaaaaaaagatttccatTCTCAAAATCCTTTGAGATTCTGGGCAATATTCAATACTTGCCTACATGTGCTGCTGAGTGTTCAATATATTagttgtttctctgtttttctatgGCATAATATATGCAGACAGGAAGCCTCACGTAAGACCAAGAGTCTCATTCTTTGCCATGTACTCTTCTACAAATTCTGCCAAAGCTGTGGAAACTGTTAACAACAGTTGTTAACAGTTTCCAACGTACAACAAACAACTATTTCCAACACAAACTGGAAGTTGAAAGTAAAAAGCACATTGAAATAAGGTCCGAAAAAGTTCACACTCACAGAAAGAGACGTTTGGACAAGTGATAAAAGGGATtcacagcacaaagcacaggtATAAAAACAGTAGGATGAATTACAATCCATCTGAGGACAAGATGTAATGGCAGACTTTGAGGCTATAAACCAAACACAGCAGTCTGGATAGAGATGACGAGGTGGCTAAACGTGTACTTAGCACTATGACTCAAGCTTCCTCAAAGCAGGCCAACAACCATCACCAAGgatattgttagaaaatggaTATCTTTTCCTCCTGGAGGTACAGTGTATCATGACCAAGAGCATGCTCTGGTGTCAAACGCATCCCTGTAAGTagagtttcatttcaaaatgagacATCTATCCTTGTCAGAGAACTCATTTTTACAAGATCAATAAACATAACATGACATTTTGAAGTGAAACCCATCAGTtttcatcacatcctcattaCATGAAATGATTCCTACCAAACAGTGCTTAAGTATTGATATAACTTAATATTGCTCAACTGCAGCCCAGCTGAGAAGAGGATGAGTGTGAGATGATGATGCACAGCACAGTAGATAACCAACCATGAGCTGCCTGGGGAGAGGGCggagggcaggagaggagagaaggcaCTCTGTGATCGACGTAGTAAAAATCAGTTTTCGTCTAATTTCGGAAACTTAAAAGGAACAGTTCGAAATGTTGGTAAATTTGCTGTCTTGGTGGTACAGTGATGAGAAAGGCAATACTACTATCATATCTGTCAATACAAAGCTAGAGCCAGCACCCGGTTAGCTTGtataaaaaattgaaaattgaggaaaacagctagcctagtACGTGCTTGACTGTTCCTGGGCCGACGACAGTGACTTCCGCTGATTACAGTGTGGATTAAACACAGACATAGAATGGAGAGTGAGATTTAGCAGTTCTGGtagatggattttgttacctctgGAAAGAGCCAACTGTTTCCCCTcaatatcaaactattcctttaacaataCAGTACCATCCTTCTGTGTCACTATGTTATGTGTGCAAAATATGAAGATCTCAAGGAGGATATTCCAGTGTTGGTTGGGGATATTTTGGCCCTGATTAGCCCCATAATGTGCTATAGGTGTGCTTTTTAATCTTGCAGATAGACGAAACAATGTAAGCAAGTATGCGAACAGTGCAGCTCTCACATTAGCGTTGTTAGCATCCTAATACAGATGTTATCATGTTAGAGATGCACCAACACCATCACCACCGGGATCACTATGATCTGGGGTTATCTCTTAACTTATTCTGAAGCTGTTGTTGAGAGTCCATGAATGAATTGCTGAACTAATGAAAAAAGGAGAATCTACTGCTTTACAATAAGCTATAATCGTACAAAGAGTGTATACAGTGATTGGTTAATATTTGAAACACTTGTTCTGCTTCTAGAAACTGCTCCAGGTGCACCACTGCTTTGTGAACCTGTGTTCCTGTAAATGGGCAAATTGATCAACCATGACGTCTCTTTCCTGGAGCTCACTttgacagtaaaatgtgtgtgtgccccagTTGTGAGCATTTTCCTTTCGTCAAGTGCCTTCTCCATCCCGCCGCGCCCTCTCCCCGAGGTAGCAGCTCTGCCCCAACACTCCCCACCCCCATTTATTGTaacccaccccaccccccacctctaCCCCCATGACCCTTCCAGTGGACCATGGCACTTCTCTACTCTGCCTGAGCATCATAATTGGCTCCACCCGCCTTCTTCAGCTCATCACGGATGTTGTCCTCGTCCAGTTCCCTCGGGTCATTAAACATGAACTCCTTGGCAAAGttctgtggaaacacacacacatgctgaattGAAGAGCGATGCTAGCAGATGATAAACACACCTTGCACCAAAAAAAGCAATGCCAGTTTACATCAACTTCTAGACATTTAGAAAAAGCAGTGACAAGAAAACTCCTGATGTCGGAGAAACAACATGCGTACGTGCAGCAAACACCACTTCAAAAAACCCACAGCCACTTTGTAGCTTTTGCACAATGGGACCAAACTTATGACTAGGGCTGACAATACTaggaatataaatatatctttctagaaaatactttttcctTGGTAAAAATATGAGAAACTTGTAAATCAGTACTACTTCACAAGAATCTGACATGGGAAATGAATGCCAAACTTTTGATACTTGATGGTGCAGACACATTTCAGTTGGTGCCAAAAAAGTATTGACGTTCAATTAAAGCCGAGTGCCGTCGAGAAATTCATCTGTATATCTCTGCTAAATATATAGTTGTTGAAACTGCAAACACGCAACACAATGCAATGTTGGAGCGTGCGTTTTAATAACCTGCCATTGCTGCTTGTTTCGAAATTATCATATTAAAGGTACCGTGTGAAGTTTCTGCCCACTAGCAGCACTGTGGAGCAATATTTTGATGAGCGGGCgctcattttatttgtatcttATACTCTACTACTATTTGCATGACAATACACAAAACTGTACATTcaattcagtgtgtttgaaaggCCTCAAGGATGTGCAGTATATCatgacttttatttgtttacttcGCCTTTTGCATACTGCTAAatgctgaaaatacatttactaattcttttattcttCATTGCTTTTATGTACTAATTTTGTTCAAATGTCTATTTGGGTCCATCCATCCTTTGTCTGTACCGCTTACCCACTAGGGTCATGGGGGGGGCTCTGGAGCCAATACAatgccagccaaccacagggccagcacacagagacagacaaccactcacactcacgggCAAtgtagagtcaccaattaaccaacctgcatgtctttggactgtgggaggaagccggagtacacggagaaaacccacgcaagcacagggagaacatgcacactccacacagaaacctgGATTCGATCCTGGAAACTTGTTGCTGTacagcagtgctaaccactgcaccaccgtgctgtATTTGGGTCCGTTTACACTTATTTCATGATGCATTTGCttatttttgttcttgtttgaggcTGAAATGGTCTATTGGTTTTAAAAATGCTTCCATTTGTCCAACTCTACACAGCCTTGCCCACccatttttttaaactctcaTAATGACACCATTTACTTTCACTGTCACTCCCTCCACATGCATCATCACATCATCTGACCTGCACGATTTCTTTGACCATCGCCTTGTCAGTGCTGATCTTGGCACGCTGCAGCCCGCTGATGTTCTCACCGATCCAGGTGATGAGAGTGAACTTGGCTCGTTTGCTCATGGCGTCTCCCGTTGTGATGCGGACGAAGCCGAACAGACGGACATCATCTAAGGGGAGATACGGAGGAGAGTGTCAGACTGAATATACAGATCTAAGGTAGTTAtagctgacattttaaaatgttacacgTCTGATCGGGCgctgacagacacagcagctgtagATCTTCACAGTCAGCTGTTAGACTAGGTAGATAAAATGCAGCTTCCCATGAGTGCACTAATGATCGATtacaagaaattaaaaaaaaaaaaaaaaggatgtaaAAGCAGCCATATTTAAATCTGTGTGTATGTCCTTGTATTCATGACTTTGTGCTGTGATGTGTTAGGGGTGTGTGGCATCATGCTTCAAAAGTACATTCTATGTATGTCTATGTGCTGCGTGTCAAAGTGTGTCAAAGTGTGTCAAAGTGAGAAAAAAGTTTTAGCGTTGCAGTGCAGATGAATACAAGGTTCCGCTTTCCCAGCATTGCTTAACTGGGTTTTGTGAACtctgggttgtgtgtgtgtgtgtgtgtgtgcttgcaatGAGGAAATATTCAGGTCACTAAACTAAATGAGTAAAATCTTTTGTGAGCCTTGCAGTTGTGTCACAGACCTCCCAGTGACCATGCATTGGTCTCACAGTGGTTCACTGCAGACgcttcacagaaaaaaacatttgtgctgcttttttctgactttttttctgaCATCAGAATGGATAATGTAGTCGTTTTATGGGCTTTGTGCTAGACAGGGTATATAAATTCCTTATATGCTATATACTATAGACATTTTCTGCCCTGGATGGGACAAACACAAACTTCCAGAATctgataaaaatgtcattattgGACACAGAGATATATTTGCTTGGTGAAAGAAGAATGTTGTCTACTAAATGTTTCATGGACTGCACTTACaattgcactcaaaattattcaacccccattgcaaattaggtgtattgggggaaaaaaaacgtaAACTACTTCTCCAAATtgaacacaatatgccacttcTAATAACTGCTGCAGTagcaaaattattcaaccccttcttgacaaaTATCTTTAGTCCCTAGCAGAGCACCTTtctgctgttatgacctgctgtaaacatgattccccatcttgccctccaaacgctgcaggtttccagtgccagaaaaagcaaagcagccccagagcatcacagagccaccgccatgcttcactgtaggcaggcaTTTGGTGGCATTTCTGGTGGCAGCTGTggatagcttcctctttctgccacgtccaaGTAGTATAGCCAgagttcctttagctttgaacttgtgaactctGCTTCCAACGGCATCTCTAGGAAACcttttttgtatccttttccgTGTTTGTGCAAAGCAATGAAACAGCAATTAAACTTCTGGACAATTCTTTTGACTTTCTgacatgcaaccaaacatcactgtgaacaaacccctgggcagttgatgtgttctatctcaagcacacgTGATGCAattaatgaggcccttgataaggtgtgtttgagacaacacctgatttgcaaatgagtgttCTCATGAGGGACTCTATTCAGGGGGTAAATCATTTTGAGAGCGGTTTATATCGTTCTTgtctgagttgttcattgaacacggctgaaagtttgtacattttgccaatacacctcattttgagtgcaactgtacatCATCATATATAAGTATGtgtatatagcacctttctagtcttctGACCACAAACACCACATCACATTTTACACTGGATTCACATTCAcctcttcacacacattcatacgcTGATGGCAGGGGCTATCATGCAAGATGCCATCAGGTGGAGCtaatcatttacacacactttagAATTTCAATGGTCCAGGCCCAAAAGAAGAAGTTATTTTCTTCTGAGACAGCTATGCTATCATTTAACAACCAATGGTGCACAGTTGTTACCTACACAAGGCTAATGGTGTCTAATATATCGAACAAGATCCAACAATTGAGGTCCTGCACGTTTCGATTATGCCAGACACATGTTGAGTGAAAAAACTGCAAGAGCAGAACAGGTACCAAACCCAGGGTTTAATTCCATCATATTAATTTCAGTAATCATCACTGAGAATTATGGGTGTGATTGTGATCTATTAAAAGCACCATGATGAGGGGAAGAGGAGCTCACGAGGTTTTGCAGTGATCATTTTCTAAACAAtgacttgtgttttttaaagaggTTATCTATAGACATAAAGAAA includes these proteins:
- the cotl1 gene encoding coactosin-like protein; its protein translation is MATQIDKEACREAYNQVRDDNTDINWAAFKYEGSRIVPAGQGPDYEDFKRMCTDDVRLFGFVRITTGDAMSKRAKFTLITWIGENISGLQRAKISTDKAMVKEIVQNFAKEFMFNDPRELDEDNIRDELKKAGGANYDAQAE